One window from the genome of Cryptomeria japonica chromosome 6, Sugi_1.0, whole genome shotgun sequence encodes:
- the LOC131051234 gene encoding pentatricopeptide repeat-containing protein At3g16010 isoform X6, which yields MKINLEARRAFLTSSAIFRSSQSHSGSHGFDAKIPNTTTTTTNDNNGRTFSQDIVQMFRDPSLKTKPGEPNSMARFHRRSPSIRETDERFFKILRIFKWGPDAEKATEVLLLNIDHRLVREVLNLDVEIGVKLQFFKWAAKKKNLVHDCCTYMPLIRRLAEAGLVGEMWQTILQMVKSDCRINPSVLSELVRILGKVKMVEKACVLFYRIKASRCKPSVYAYNCLFSVLIRANCHDKVQELYKEMCSEGKCLPDTVTYTMLIANFGKLGHVDSAINLFKEMRENGLQPSAKIYTSLMGTLFKSSRYGEALKLFQEMRDKRFPPNVFTYTEVINGLGKAGRVQEALRMFQDMQKDGCSPDVILFNKLIDILGNAGQLDSVFKLFGEMESLGCTPTVVTYNSVMEALFKAKNASGALKWFEGMKEKGIHPSPFTYSILIAGLCKTNRLEKALMLLEEMDEKGFPPCPAAYCSLIDALGKAHRYDAAVELFKELIENGNISSSRIYAVMIKHLGKANRIDAAIELFGEMQQRGCIPDVYSYNALMSGLVRASRGANGGF from the exons ATGAAGATCAACTTGGAAGCGAGAAGGGCATTCTTAACATCCTCCGCAATTTTCAGATCGTCTCAATCACATTCAG GCAGTCATGGATTCGATGCTAAAATACccaacaccaccaccaccaccaccaatgaCAATAATGGTAGAACCTTCAGCCAAGACATTGTTCAGATGTTCAGAGACCCCTCTCTTAAAACTAAGCCTGGAGAACCCAATTCAATGGCTAGATTTCATAGAAGAAGTCCATCCATCAGGGAAACAGATGAGAGGTTTTTCAAAATTCTTAGGATTTTCAAATGGGGACCTGATGCTGAAAAGGCTACCGAAGTCCTGTTGTTGAATATAGATCACAGATTGGTCAGGGAGGTCTTGAACCTTGATGTAGAGATTGGTGTCAAATTGCAGTTTTTCAAGTGGGCTGCCAAAAAAAAGAATTTAGTGCATGATTGTTGCACTTATATGCCCCTCATTCGTCGCTTGGCAGAAGCAGGATTGGTGGGTGAAATGTGGCAGACAATACTACAGATGGTGAAAAGTGACTGTAGGATTAATCCCAGTGTTTTGTCCGAACTTGTTAGAATTCTAGGAAAGGTTAAGATGGTGGAGAAGGCATGTGTCTTGTTTTATCGCATAAAGGCGTCGAGGTGCAAACCCAGTGTTTATGCTTATAATTGCCTTTTCAGTGTGTTGATAAGGGCTAACTGTCATGATAAAGTGCAAGAACTTTACAAAGAGATGTGCAGTGAAGGGAAATGCCTTCCCGATACAGTGACTTATACTATGCTTATTGCTAACTTTGGGAAACTCGGGCATGTGGACTCTGCAATTAATCTTTTTAAAGAAATGAGGGAGAATGGCCTGCAACCGAGTGCAAAGATATACACTAGTCTGATGGGGACTTTGTTTAAGTCAAGTCGATATGGTGAGGCCTTGAAGTTGTTTCAAGAGATGAGAGATAAACGTTTTCCTCCGAATGTTTTTACATACACTGAGGTTATCAACGGGCTTGGAAAAGCTGGCAGGGTTCAAGAGGCTCTCAGAATGTTTCAAGATATGCAGAAGGATGGTTGTTCTCCTGATGTTATTTTGTTCAATAAGCTAATTGACATTTTGGGCAATGCAGGGCAACTTGATAGTGTTTTCAAGCTCTTTGGTGAGATGGAAAGTCTTGGATGCACTCCTACTGTGGTGACGTATAATAGTGTTATGGAAGCCCTCTTTAAGGCTAAAAATGCATCTGGTGCCTTGAAGTGGTTCGAGGGAATGAAGGAGAAAGGCATTCATCCAAGTCCATTCACATATTCAATTCTAATTGCTGGTTTATGCAAGACAAATAGACTAGAAAAGGCATTAATGCTTCTTGAAGAGATGGATGAGAAGGGTTTTCCACCTTGCCCAGCTGCTTACTGTAGTCTGATTGATGCTCTTGGAAAGGCACACAGATATGATGCAGCCGTGGAATTGTTCAAGGAGCTAATAGAAAATGGCAATATTTCCAGCTCTAGGATTTATGCTGTGATGATTAAACACCTTGGGAAAGCAAACCGTATTGATGCAGCCATTGAACTGTTTGGAGAAATGCAACAGCGAGGCTGCATCCCTGATGTGTATTCCTACAATGCATTAATGTCTGGTCTGGTCAGGGCAA GTAGGGGGGCCAACGGAGGCTTTTAA